From the genome of Nocardia sp. NBC_01503, one region includes:
- a CDS encoding succinic semialdehyde dehydrogenase — MPVPAAAVFERLRTFAAVDTTEDRETRAITEVFTGRTLGSVPVGTAADVTAAVTKARAAQTEWAARPVKERAAVFNRYRDLVVENREYLMDVVQAETGKARWAAQEEIMGLMFAARHFARVAPRLLAEHSVPGAFPVLNRTSVHAVPKGVVGVIAPWNYPMLLSIGDSIPALLAGNAVVVKPDSQTPYSSLANAELFARAGLPRDLFAVVTGPGTVVGTAIVDACDYLMFTGSSDTGRTLAEQCGRRLIGFSAELGGKNPMIVTAGADLDKAAKAAVRACFSNAGQLCISIERLYVEQSVAAEFTEKFVTAVKAAKVGAAYDYSQDIGSLISEAQLETVTKHVADAVSKGAKVLAGGNPRPDLGPLFFEPTVLSGVTDAMECGRNETFGPLVSIYPVADVEEAITRANDTEYGLNASVWASSKAEGERIASRLHAGTVNIDEGYAPAWGSTGAPMGGMGISGVGRRHGPDGLLKFTEPRTVVVTRFLNLDPPPLISQDKWQPFLMGVARAIKYLPGR; from the coding sequence ATGCCCGTTCCGGCAGCCGCAGTCTTCGAACGTCTGCGGACGTTCGCGGCAGTGGATACCACCGAGGATCGCGAAACCCGCGCGATCACCGAGGTGTTCACCGGCAGGACGCTCGGTTCGGTGCCGGTGGGCACCGCCGCCGATGTCACCGCCGCCGTCACGAAAGCACGTGCCGCACAGACGGAATGGGCCGCCCGCCCCGTCAAGGAGCGAGCCGCGGTCTTCAACCGCTACCGGGATCTCGTGGTGGAGAACCGCGAATACCTGATGGATGTGGTGCAGGCCGAGACCGGCAAGGCGCGCTGGGCCGCCCAGGAAGAGATCATGGGCCTGATGTTCGCGGCCCGTCACTTCGCCCGCGTCGCGCCGCGACTGCTGGCCGAACACAGTGTGCCCGGGGCGTTCCCGGTGCTGAACCGGACGTCGGTGCATGCGGTGCCCAAGGGCGTTGTCGGCGTCATCGCGCCGTGGAATTATCCGATGCTGCTGTCCATCGGCGACTCCATCCCCGCACTGCTGGCGGGTAATGCCGTGGTGGTCAAGCCGGACAGCCAAACCCCGTACTCCTCGCTGGCCAATGCCGAACTGTTCGCCCGCGCCGGTCTGCCCCGCGATCTGTTCGCCGTGGTCACCGGACCCGGTACGGTCGTCGGCACCGCCATCGTGGACGCCTGCGACTACCTCATGTTCACCGGCTCCTCAGACACCGGCCGCACCCTGGCCGAACAGTGCGGCCGCCGCCTGATCGGCTTCTCCGCCGAACTCGGTGGCAAGAACCCGATGATCGTCACCGCGGGCGCGGACCTCGACAAGGCCGCCAAAGCCGCTGTGCGCGCGTGCTTCTCCAACGCGGGCCAGCTCTGCATCTCCATCGAGCGCCTCTACGTCGAGCAGTCGGTGGCCGCCGAATTCACCGAAAAGTTCGTCACGGCGGTCAAGGCCGCGAAAGTCGGTGCGGCCTACGACTACTCGCAGGACATCGGCAGCCTGATCTCCGAAGCCCAACTCGAAACGGTCACCAAACACGTGGCCGACGCCGTCTCCAAGGGCGCGAAGGTGCTGGCGGGCGGCAACCCCCGCCCCGACCTCGGCCCCCTCTTCTTCGAACCCACGGTGCTGTCCGGCGTCACCGACGCCATGGAATGCGGCCGCAACGAAACCTTCGGCCCCCTGGTCTCCATCTACCCGGTAGCCGATGTCGAAGAGGCCATCACCCGAGCCAACGACACCGAATACGGCCTCAACGCCAGCGTCTGGGCAAGCAGCAAAGCCGAAGGCGAGCGCATCGCCTCCCGCCTACACGCGGGCACAGTGAATATCGACGAGGGCTACGCCCCGGCCTGGGGCTCCACCGGCGCCCCCATGGGCGGTATGGGCATCTCCGGCGTAGGTCGCCGCCACGGCCCCGACGGCCTCCTCAAATTCACCGAACCCCGAACCGTCGTGGTAACCCGCTTCCTCAACCTCGACCCTCCACCCCTGATCTCCCAGGACAAATGGCAGCCCTTCCTCATGGGCGTAGCCCGAGCCATCAAGTACCTCCCGGGCCGCTGA
- a CDS encoding DUF779 domain-containing protein produces the protein MKTGSVTRVAITDAAADVLQGLISHHGPVMFHQSGSCDDGSSPMCYPLGDFRVAAADVLLGRVFPDTPFWLTADQYEHWRHTHLTVDVTPGRSAGFSLEVPEGVRFVIRSRLFTDAEAAVLEAAPAPPRGIDLTG, from the coding sequence ATGAAGACGGGTTCCGTTACCAGAGTGGCCATTACCGACGCCGCGGCCGATGTGCTGCAAGGCCTCATCTCCCACCACGGTCCGGTCATGTTCCACCAGTCCGGCAGCTGCGATGACGGCAGTTCGCCAATGTGCTACCCGCTGGGCGACTTCCGAGTCGCCGCGGCCGACGTCCTACTCGGCCGCGTCTTCCCCGACACCCCGTTCTGGTTGACCGCCGACCAGTACGAACACTGGCGCCACACCCATCTCACCGTCGACGTCACCCCCGGCCGCAGCGCCGGGTTCTCCCTGGAAGTCCCCGAGGGGGTCCGATTCGTCATCCGGTCCCGGTTGTTCACAGATGCCGAAGCGGCAGTGCTGGAAGCGGCTCCCGCCCCGCCCCGCGGCATCGACCTGACCGGATGA
- a CDS encoding transcriptional regulator, protein MTHLPALSQQRAELEKVWARWAAGTRQLPAIVTPNVPVPTLREEVVESWERSLRTVDPARAVAPATDRDELGARWADSPLRTPVTELAGEIRAIAEDAGMIAVVTDDEGTVLFSCGDRSVRRRAETVNLAPGGCWDEPYMGTSGVALSLHTGRPSSVWAAEHLVEALHGWVCYCAPIRAADGRQLGVLDLSTYWDRSHPMILSTVRALVTAIESRLHTEQSRPVARTRLECLGVPRLFKQGRQIAMRPRQVEILTLLALEPEGFTPERLHAAVYGDRSVSPSTLKADVSRLRRATDGRIADRRYMLTDPVACDATELLAALEAGDLATAVRLYRGPLLPDSDIPGIVQWREHLDVGLRTAVLADRNPEHALRFGQRCPDDIEIHEHALRLLAPGDSRRALVAARLHTALRA, encoded by the coding sequence ATGACACACCTGCCCGCCCTATCACAGCAGCGCGCGGAGTTGGAGAAGGTGTGGGCGCGCTGGGCCGCGGGCACGCGACAGTTACCGGCGATCGTGACTCCGAATGTTCCGGTCCCGACGCTTCGGGAAGAGGTCGTCGAGTCGTGGGAGCGTTCGTTGCGCACGGTGGATCCGGCGCGCGCGGTCGCACCCGCCACCGATCGCGACGAATTGGGTGCGCGCTGGGCGGATTCGCCGTTGCGGACACCGGTCACCGAATTGGCCGGGGAGATTCGGGCCATTGCCGAGGACGCGGGGATGATCGCGGTCGTCACCGATGACGAAGGGACCGTGCTGTTCAGCTGTGGCGATCGGTCGGTTCGGCGGCGGGCCGAGACGGTGAACCTGGCGCCGGGTGGTTGCTGGGACGAGCCGTATATGGGAACCAGCGGCGTCGCGCTCAGCCTGCACACCGGTCGGCCCAGTTCGGTGTGGGCCGCAGAGCATTTGGTGGAGGCCCTGCACGGGTGGGTCTGCTATTGCGCCCCGATTCGCGCCGCCGACGGTCGGCAGCTGGGCGTGCTGGATCTGTCGACCTACTGGGATCGCTCGCATCCGATGATCCTCAGCACGGTGCGCGCCTTGGTCACGGCCATCGAATCACGTTTGCATACGGAGCAATCCAGGCCGGTCGCACGCACCCGCCTCGAATGCCTGGGCGTGCCACGCCTGTTCAAGCAGGGTCGGCAGATTGCCATGCGCCCGCGTCAGGTGGAGATTCTCACCCTGCTCGCCCTGGAGCCGGAGGGCTTCACGCCGGAGCGTCTGCACGCCGCGGTCTACGGTGACCGGTCGGTGTCCCCGAGCACCCTCAAGGCCGATGTCTCGCGGCTGCGCCGCGCCACCGACGGTCGGATCGCGGACCGCCGCTATATGCTCACCGATCCGGTGGCCTGCGACGCGACCGAACTGCTCGCCGCGCTCGAAGCGGGCGATCTGGCCACCGCCGTGCGGCTGTATCGCGGTCCGCTACTACCGGATTCGGATATCCCCGGCATTGTGCAGTGGCGTGAACATCTCGACGTCGGACTGCGCACCGCGGTACTCGCGGATCGAAATCCCGAGCACGCCTTGCGATTCGGGCAGCGTTGTCCGGACGATATCGAAATCCACGAGCACGCACTGCGTTTGCTCGCCCCCGGCGACAGTCGTCGTGCGCTGGTGGCGGCTCGGTTGCACACCGCATTACGCGCGTAG